One segment of Ascidiaceihabitans donghaensis DNA contains the following:
- a CDS encoding zinc-finger domain-containing protein, translating to MTLHAPETKIVDKMRIACDGGEGALGHPRVWLQIPETQGWVECPYCDCKYIHSDFEGKV from the coding sequence ATGACCCTGCACGCCCCTGAGACCAAGATTGTCGACAAGATGCGCATTGCTTGCGATGGCGGTGAAGGCGCATTAGGCCATCCGCGCGTCTGGTTGCAAATTCCAGAAACGCAAGGTTGGGTTGAATGCCCGTACTGCGACTGCAAATACATTCATTCGGATTTTGAAGGCAAAGTCTGA
- the gpmI gene encoding 2,3-bisphosphoglycerate-independent phosphoglycerate mutase: protein MNIPKPVVLCILDGWGLSDTPEGNAPAQAKTPVMDHIMATCPNATLVTHGPDVGLPSGQMGNSEVGHTNIGAGRVVAMDLGQIDLAIEDGSFFSNVAILDFARKLQSSAGTAHLIGLTSKGGVHAHQNHMLAAAKLLTDNSVPVAVHVITDGRDVAPTQAFHDILEVEKSLPKGAYIATVSGRYFALDRDNRWARVEKAWRTMVLADGDILQDAQDGVATCYDLDQTDEFIEPFVVEGYTGMKDGDGVFFLNFRADRAREILSAIGDPAFDAFDVTSRPKLSALLGMVDYSEAHDAFMTTAFPKQDIANTLGAWVAEHGKTQFRLAETEKYPHVTFFLNGGAEAPAKGEDRHMPKSPNVATYDKQPEMSAPDVTDRFVQAIEEKYDLIVTNYANPDMVGHTGDLQAAIKACEAVDEGLGRVMKALTAVGGAMIICADHGNCETMIDPDTGGPHTAHTLNPVPVAVVGMGDVTLTSGKLGDLAPTLLHMMGMKIPSEMTGNCLIS from the coding sequence ATGAACATTCCAAAGCCTGTCGTTCTTTGTATTCTCGATGGATGGGGTTTGTCCGACACCCCAGAAGGCAACGCCCCCGCGCAAGCCAAAACGCCAGTTATGGATCACATAATGGCAACATGTCCTAATGCGACCCTGGTTACACATGGGCCGGACGTGGGTTTGCCAAGTGGCCAAATGGGAAATTCGGAAGTGGGTCACACCAACATCGGAGCTGGCCGTGTCGTTGCGATGGATTTGGGTCAGATTGATCTGGCCATCGAAGATGGTAGCTTTTTCAGCAACGTGGCCATTTTGGACTTTGCACGCAAACTTCAATCCAGTGCGGGCACAGCGCATCTTATCGGCCTCACCTCGAAAGGCGGGGTTCATGCGCATCAAAACCATATGTTGGCTGCCGCAAAGCTACTAACCGACAACAGCGTGCCCGTTGCAGTCCACGTCATTACAGATGGCCGCGATGTCGCCCCGACCCAAGCGTTTCACGACATTCTAGAAGTTGAAAAATCTTTGCCAAAAGGGGCCTATATCGCCACGGTTTCAGGCCGTTACTTTGCACTGGACCGTGACAACCGCTGGGCGCGTGTGGAAAAAGCATGGCGCACGATGGTTCTGGCGGATGGAGACATTTTGCAAGACGCACAAGACGGCGTTGCCACATGCTATGATCTTGATCAGACCGATGAATTTATCGAACCGTTTGTCGTTGAAGGTTACACAGGTATGAAAGATGGCGATGGGGTCTTTTTCCTGAACTTTCGCGCCGACCGCGCCCGTGAAATCCTGTCAGCTATTGGTGATCCCGCCTTTGATGCTTTTGACGTGACAAGCCGCCCAAAGTTATCAGCATTGCTTGGAATGGTGGATTATTCAGAGGCGCATGATGCCTTCATGACAACGGCATTCCCAAAACAGGACATCGCAAACACGCTCGGGGCGTGGGTGGCAGAGCACGGCAAGACGCAATTTCGTTTGGCGGAAACGGAAAAATACCCCCATGTGACGTTCTTTTTGAATGGGGGTGCCGAGGCGCCTGCCAAGGGCGAAGATCGCCACATGCCCAAATCCCCCAATGTGGCGACGTATGACAAGCAGCCTGAAATGTCTGCGCCAGATGTAACTGACCGGTTTGTGCAAGCCATCGAAGAAAAGTACGATCTGATTGTCACAAACTACGCGAACCCCGATATGGTGGGACACACAGGGGATCTGCAGGCAGCTATCAAAGCGTGTGAAGCCGTGGATGAAGGGCTGGGACGCGTCATGAAAGCGCTGACAGCAGTGGGCGGAGCGATGATCATTTGTGCCGACCATGGCAATTGTGAAACGATGATTGATCCCGATACAGGTGGTCCGCACACAGCGCATACCCTAAATCCGGTGCCAGTGGCAGTGGTGGGTATGGGCGATGTGACGCTGACGTCGGGCAAGTTGGGTGACCTTGCGCCCACATTGCTGCATATGATGGGCATGAAGATACCGTCTGAAATGACCGGGAATTGCCTGATCTCATGA
- a CDS encoding murein hydrolase activator EnvC family protein — translation MKFAAILCVMLGLPVHGFAQADAGAQAREAAVMLSAAATQLDKADKARDRVKALTQTIRAYELGLGAMRSGLRQATVREDQLSRQLRSRDGEVAQLLGVLQSMGGNTEPTVFFHPQGPTGTARAGMLLAELTPTLNARAAQLRTDLEDVQALRMLQQDAADQLQLGLSEVQKARVRLNRAMAERTDLPTRFTADPVRTAILISTTETLDAFAGGLSQITEGEEPLTLPPLDDRIGGLPLPVQGIVLRGANEPDAAGIIRPGIIVATRPGALVTAPTAATLRYVGPLLDFGNVVILEPRTDTLFVVAGLATVYGAAGQVIGEGTPLGLMGGISATQTDTSASTDGDGAGNAASETLYIEVRQDNIPQDPKNWFRTDKDG, via the coding sequence ATGAAATTTGCTGCCATATTGTGTGTGATGTTGGGTTTGCCTGTGCATGGGTTTGCGCAAGCGGATGCAGGGGCTCAGGCCCGCGAAGCAGCCGTCATGCTGAGTGCGGCAGCGACCCAGTTGGACAAAGCGGACAAAGCCCGCGACCGTGTCAAAGCCTTGACGCAAACGATCCGCGCCTATGAATTAGGTTTGGGTGCGATGCGATCGGGGCTGCGACAAGCCACAGTGCGCGAAGACCAGCTTTCACGCCAGTTGAGATCCCGAGATGGTGAAGTGGCGCAATTGCTGGGCGTGTTGCAATCCATGGGCGGAAACACAGAACCCACGGTATTTTTCCACCCTCAAGGGCCAACGGGCACAGCGCGTGCAGGTATGCTGCTTGCTGAATTGACGCCAACGTTGAACGCACGCGCGGCTCAGTTGCGTACAGATTTGGAAGATGTGCAGGCATTGCGGATGCTTCAACAGGATGCAGCGGATCAGCTACAATTGGGGTTGTCCGAGGTTCAAAAGGCGCGTGTACGTTTGAACCGTGCAATGGCGGAGCGTACGGATTTGCCGACACGTTTCACCGCCGATCCGGTGCGCACCGCAATCCTGATTTCGACCACAGAAACCTTGGATGCGTTTGCCGGTGGGTTGTCGCAGATCACGGAAGGGGAAGAGCCACTGACGCTGCCTCCGCTTGATGACCGGATTGGCGGGTTGCCCCTGCCCGTGCAGGGCATTGTTTTGCGGGGGGCAAATGAACCAGATGCCGCGGGCATTATCCGTCCAGGGATTATCGTGGCGACACGGCCCGGGGCGCTAGTGACAGCGCCCACTGCAGCGACATTGCGATATGTGGGGCCGTTGCTGGACTTTGGAAACGTAGTGATCCTGGAGCCGCGCACCGACACGCTTTTTGTAGTGGCCGGGCTTGCCACGGTGTACGGCGCGGCGGGGCAGGTGATTGGCGAAGGTACGCCTTTGGGACTTATGGGCGGCATCTCTGCCACGCAAACTGACACATCCGCGTCAACAGATGGTGATGGGGCTGGCAATGCGGCGTCAGAAACGCTCTATATAGAAGTAAGACAAGATAACATTCCACAGGATCCCAAAAACTGGTTCCGCACCGATAAGGATGGATAA
- a CDS encoding DMT family transporter, which translates to MLALGLGMIAALCWAVHDICVRFVSQSGAIYPALVAVVLSGTVAMLPLTLWLGHWDTMTRTAYGLSAVSGVFFTVASVGLYNAFGIGPVRLVAPIIGSFPVLSVGWAAWNGQAIAGDQWAAIALVVGGVGLVSVLSDEDESNGSQLKAIIWSLVAAFGFFATFATGQAATLVGDELPVTLVSRLIAVVLLTMILLRQTGPKIPARRNWPLLGVMGVLDAIALSMIMSAGTLDRPEFAAVAASTFGALTIILAWTFLKERMTGGQWIGVALTFTGIGYLAI; encoded by the coding sequence ATGCTGGCGCTTGGGCTGGGAATGATTGCAGCCCTTTGCTGGGCCGTGCATGACATATGTGTCCGGTTTGTCAGCCAGTCAGGCGCGATTTATCCAGCGCTTGTGGCGGTCGTGTTATCAGGTACCGTCGCCATGCTTCCACTGACACTTTGGCTTGGCCACTGGGATACTATGACGCGCACGGCTTACGGCCTGAGCGCAGTCAGCGGAGTGTTTTTTACCGTGGCCAGCGTGGGACTTTACAACGCATTCGGGATCGGGCCGGTGCGGCTGGTAGCGCCAATCATCGGGTCTTTCCCCGTGCTATCAGTGGGTTGGGCTGCCTGGAACGGTCAAGCCATTGCAGGCGACCAGTGGGCCGCTATTGCGCTTGTCGTTGGGGGGGTTGGCCTGGTGAGCGTGCTCAGCGATGAAGATGAAAGCAACGGTTCTCAACTCAAAGCCATCATCTGGAGTCTGGTGGCAGCATTCGGTTTTTTCGCAACCTTCGCCACGGGGCAAGCGGCAACTCTTGTGGGGGACGAATTGCCAGTCACTCTTGTCTCGCGGCTGATCGCCGTTGTGCTGCTAACTATGATTTTACTGCGTCAGACTGGCCCAAAAATCCCTGCACGACGCAACTGGCCGCTGCTTGGGGTAATGGGTGTTCTCGACGCCATTGCATTGTCGATGATTATGTCTGCAGGTACATTGGACCGGCCCGAATTTGCAGCTGTGGCTGCATCAACATTTGGCGCGCTCACCATCATCTTGGCTTGGACTTTTTTGAAAGAACGCATGACAGGCGGACAATGGATCGGCGTTGCCCTGACATTCACAGGCATCGGCTACCTCGCCATCTAG
- a CDS encoding error-prone DNA polymerase yields MFSELSITSNFTFLTGASHPEEYMDRAAVLGMEGIAIADDNSVAGIVRAHTQARVIRRKVQERLDWDAVYGLIGPPRPPHLPAAPLAFIYNAPRLIPAARLLFTDGPAVTVLPQTRNGWRNLCRIISKGRLAAKKGSCTLTLSDLEAFPEDLQLLIWPHAHHWHTGAGDWVEAVHRLTRRFAGKIHLLLRPHYDGQDMGRMQRLNDQAAKLGIPTIASAAPIMHNGNRRKLADVLTAVRTGTRVDNLGRAALLNAENRLRSATELAKHFPHDPEALVRTQALARTLTFSLDALRYEYPSEVTQAETPADRLRRLAYEGLNWRYPSGASDKVKGLLEHELTLISKLKYEPYFLTVRDIVAFARSRDILCQGRGSAANSVVCYCLGITSVSPEIGTMVFERFVSEARDEPPDIDVDFEHERREEVIQHIYKRYGRHRAGLCATVIHYRGKRAIREVGRAMGLSEDTISAMSSQLWGFFSTKGIEAERMAEIGLDANDRRLKQTLELVEEVQGFPRHLSQHVGGFIVTEGRLDELVPVENATMEDRTVICWDKDDIDTLGILKVDVLSLGMLTCIRKAFDLMNMHHRLSYTLATLPPEDPQTYDMLCRADSVGVFQVESRAQMNFLPRMKPRCFYDLVIEVAIIRPGPIQGDMVHPFIRRRNGEEQISFPSDALGDVLGKTLGVPLFQEQAMQIAIVGAGFTPDQADRLRRSLATFKKHGNVSEFRTLFLRGMLKNGYEADFAERCFSQIEGFGSYGFPESHAASFALLVYASAWIKCHHPGIFACALLNSQPMGFYAPAQIVRDAREHGVQVRPVCINASFWDNVMEPDEAGGLALRLGFRQIKGLSEEDATWMTAARGNGYTTVRDVWRKAGLHPLMIAKLAEADAFASLDIKRREALWEAKALAPGPTLPLFDGDIDGEAIFEPSAHLPDMTLGEDVVEDYVAMRLTLKAHPVALLREILTPEIHENH; encoded by the coding sequence ATGTTTTCAGAACTGTCAATTACATCCAATTTCACCTTCCTGACCGGGGCGTCTCATCCTGAAGAATACATGGATCGTGCCGCGGTTCTGGGTATGGAAGGCATTGCCATTGCCGATGACAATTCGGTTGCTGGTATCGTGCGCGCCCATACGCAGGCACGTGTCATTCGACGTAAGGTGCAGGAACGTCTGGATTGGGATGCGGTTTATGGTTTGATTGGCCCCCCACGCCCCCCACACCTGCCTGCTGCGCCGCTTGCGTTTATTTACAATGCCCCCCGTTTGATCCCGGCGGCGCGTCTGTTGTTCACCGATGGACCTGCGGTGACGGTTTTGCCCCAAACCCGAAACGGGTGGCGTAACCTGTGCCGCATCATTTCCAAAGGGCGTCTTGCGGCAAAGAAAGGGTCGTGCACCCTGACCCTGTCTGATCTTGAGGCGTTCCCTGAAGATTTGCAGTTGCTGATCTGGCCCCATGCACATCACTGGCACACCGGCGCGGGTGATTGGGTCGAGGCTGTGCACCGGCTGACGCGCCGCTTTGCAGGGAAAATACATCTGTTGTTGCGTCCCCACTATGACGGTCAAGATATGGGGCGCATGCAGCGTCTTAACGATCAAGCTGCAAAGTTGGGCATTCCCACGATTGCGAGTGCCGCCCCTATCATGCACAACGGCAACCGACGAAAACTGGCGGATGTTTTGACCGCTGTTCGGACCGGAACCCGCGTTGACAATCTGGGTCGTGCGGCCCTTTTGAATGCAGAAAACCGCCTGCGCAGCGCCACGGAACTGGCCAAGCATTTCCCCCATGACCCCGAAGCCTTGGTGCGCACGCAAGCCCTTGCAAGAACGCTTACTTTTTCATTGGATGCGCTGCGTTATGAATACCCGTCGGAGGTCACGCAGGCTGAAACGCCCGCTGATCGTCTACGCCGCCTTGCCTACGAAGGTTTGAATTGGCGCTATCCGTCAGGGGCATCTGACAAAGTGAAAGGGCTGCTTGAACATGAGTTGACGCTGATCTCAAAACTTAAATATGAACCATATTTTCTGACCGTCCGCGATATCGTCGCTTTTGCACGCTCACGTGACATTTTGTGCCAGGGGCGCGGCTCGGCGGCCAATTCCGTGGTATGTTATTGCCTTGGTATCACATCTGTTTCCCCTGAAATCGGCACAATGGTGTTTGAGCGCTTCGTTTCAGAGGCCCGCGACGAGCCCCCCGACATTGATGTGGATTTTGAACATGAACGGCGCGAGGAGGTGATTCAGCATATTTACAAACGCTACGGCCGACATCGGGCCGGGCTATGTGCAACGGTGATCCACTACAGGGGCAAGCGTGCAATCCGTGAAGTGGGACGGGCCATGGGGCTTAGCGAAGATACAATTTCCGCGATGTCTTCGCAGCTTTGGGGCTTTTTCTCAACGAAGGGAATCGAAGCAGAACGCATGGCCGAAATCGGGCTGGACGCCAATGATCGCCGTTTGAAGCAAACGCTGGAACTGGTGGAAGAAGTGCAAGGCTTTCCGCGGCACCTTAGCCAACATGTGGGTGGGTTCATCGTGACCGAGGGGCGTCTGGATGAACTTGTGCCGGTGGAAAACGCCACCATGGAAGACCGGACAGTCATCTGCTGGGACAAAGATGACATTGATACGCTGGGCATTCTGAAGGTGGATGTTTTAAGTTTGGGCATGCTGACGTGCATCCGCAAAGCGTTTGATTTGATGAATATGCACCACAGGCTCAGTTACACATTGGCCACATTGCCGCCTGAAGATCCGCAAACCTACGATATGCTGTGTCGTGCAGACAGTGTTGGTGTGTTTCAGGTGGAAAGTCGGGCGCAAATGAACTTTTTGCCCCGCATGAAGCCGCGTTGTTTTTATGATCTGGTGATTGAAGTGGCGATCATACGGCCAGGACCTATTCAGGGCGATATGGTACATCCTTTCATTCGGCGTAGAAACGGGGAAGAGCAGATCAGCTTTCCATCAGATGCGCTGGGCGACGTGTTGGGTAAAACGCTGGGCGTGCCACTGTTTCAGGAACAGGCGATGCAGATTGCCATCGTGGGGGCGGGGTTCACACCCGATCAAGCGGACAGGTTGCGGCGGTCTCTGGCCACATTCAAAAAACACGGAAACGTCAGTGAATTCCGGACGTTGTTTTTGCGGGGAATGCTGAAAAACGGGTATGAAGCAGATTTTGCGGAACGTTGCTTTTCACAGATTGAGGGGTTTGGCAGCTACGGGTTTCCCGAAAGCCACGCAGCCAGCTTTGCGTTGCTGGTCTATGCAAGTGCCTGGATCAAATGTCACCACCCGGGCATATTTGCTTGTGCGCTTTTGAACAGCCAGCCCATGGGGTTTTATGCGCCGGCCCAGATCGTGCGAGATGCGCGAGAGCACGGAGTGCAGGTGCGGCCGGTGTGCATCAATGCCAGCTTCTGGGACAACGTGATGGAGCCTGACGAGGCAGGCGGATTGGCGTTGCGTCTGGGATTTCGACAGATCAAAGGGCTGTCTGAGGAAGACGCCACTTGGATGACTGCCGCCCGCGGCAACGGGTATACGACTGTGCGTGACGTGTGGCGAAAAGCAGGGCTACACCCCTTAATGATTGCCAAGTTGGCAGAGGCAGACGCCTTTGCCAGTCTCGACATTAAACGCCGCGAGGCCTTGTGGGAAGCCAAGGCGTTGGCGCCGGGTCCGACCCTGCCATTGTTCGATGGTGATATCGACGGTGAGGCGATTTTTGAACCAAGCGCACATTTGCCCGATATGACATTGGGCGAGGACGTCGTTGAAGATTATGTTGCTATGCGTTTGACCCTTAAAGCCCATCCTGTGGCGCTGCTGCGCGAAATACTAACCCCTGAAATTCATGAAAATCATTAG
- the polA gene encoding DNA polymerase I produces MSETQFGTGCHLHLIDGSAFIFRAYHALPPLTRKSDGLPIGAVAGFCNMLHRYVEGNTGPDAPTHVAVIFDKGSHTFRNDMYDQYKANREAMPEDLRPQMPLTREATKAFNIACEEIEGFEADDIIATLAVQARKAGGKCTIISSDKDLMQLVGDGVVMHDAMKNKHIDREGVFEKFGVYPERVVDVQALAGDSVDNVPGAPGIGIKTAALLINEYGDLDALLERAGEIKQPKRRETLINHADQIRLSRDLVKLDDAMDLPFRLEDLEVLDPDPEVLMPFLAEMEFRTLTKRIAAQLNVEEPVIEDKAPASDVPALEAVPFDQATYEHVSDAAALQTWIDLIYTRGYVAVDTETTGLNDMTADLVGVSLCVEAGHACYIPLSHKAAGGDDLFSDDTLADGQMPFDQCLKMLKPMLEDPSILKIGQNMKYDAKILARLNIDVAPIDDTMLMSYAMHAGLHGHGMDTLSERYLGHTPIPIKPLLGSGKSARTFDAVPVAEAVPYAAEDADITLRLWQVFKPLLHQSQVTRVYETMERPLVPVLTGMERSGIKVDRDTLSRMSNAFSQKMAGLEDEIYEIVGRKFNVGSPAQLGEILFDEMGLEGGKKGKTGKYSTGADVLEDLATEHELPRRVLDWRSLSKLKSTYTDALQTHINAETGRVHTSYSITGASTGRLSSNDPNLQNIPIRSEEGRRIREAFVAEQGKTLVALDYSQIELRILAHIANIPALKQAFADGHDIHAMTASEMFDVPLDEMTPDIRRQAKAINFGVIYGISGFGLARNLRIPRSEAQGFIDRYFERFPGIRTYMDDTKTFAKEHGYVQTLFGRKIHTPNIGAKGPQAGFASRAAINAPIQGTAADVIRRAMIRMPSAIKNIPAQMLLQVHDELLFEVEDSAVDDLIGAAKDVMENANEPIVKLDVKLTVDAGQGNNWAEAH; encoded by the coding sequence ATGAGCGAAACACAATTCGGCACCGGATGCCATCTGCATCTGATTGATGGCTCTGCCTTTATCTTCCGCGCCTACCATGCGTTACCGCCGCTGACACGCAAATCCGATGGTCTGCCGATTGGGGCTGTTGCAGGGTTTTGCAACATGTTGCACCGCTACGTTGAAGGAAACACAGGCCCCGATGCACCGACACATGTCGCCGTGATTTTCGACAAAGGCAGCCACACCTTCCGCAACGATATGTATGACCAATACAAAGCCAACCGCGAAGCGATGCCCGAAGACCTGCGCCCGCAAATGCCCCTGACACGCGAAGCGACCAAAGCCTTCAACATCGCGTGCGAAGAAATCGAAGGGTTTGAAGCCGACGATATCATCGCAACCCTCGCCGTGCAGGCCCGCAAGGCAGGCGGCAAATGCACAATCATTTCGTCCGACAAAGACCTGATGCAATTGGTCGGCGATGGCGTGGTGATGCATGATGCTATGAAAAACAAACACATCGACCGCGAAGGCGTGTTTGAAAAGTTCGGCGTCTATCCGGAACGCGTTGTGGATGTGCAGGCCCTTGCAGGGGACAGCGTCGACAACGTGCCCGGCGCCCCCGGCATCGGCATCAAGACCGCGGCATTGCTTATCAACGAATATGGCGATCTGGACGCGCTTCTGGAACGCGCAGGCGAAATCAAACAGCCAAAACGCCGTGAAACCCTGATCAATCACGCCGACCAAATCCGTCTGTCGCGCGATCTGGTCAAGCTGGATGATGCGATGGACTTGCCCTTCCGCTTGGAAGACCTCGAAGTCCTTGATCCCGATCCAGAAGTGCTGATGCCTTTCCTTGCGGAAATGGAATTTCGAACCCTGACAAAGCGCATCGCCGCGCAATTGAATGTTGAAGAACCCGTGATCGAAGACAAGGCCCCCGCGTCGGACGTGCCTGCCCTTGAAGCTGTTCCATTTGATCAAGCGACATACGAACACGTCAGCGATGCCGCCGCACTGCAAACATGGATCGACCTGATTTACACACGCGGGTACGTCGCTGTGGACACCGAAACAACAGGCTTAAATGATATGACCGCTGATTTGGTTGGCGTATCCTTATGCGTTGAAGCCGGTCATGCGTGCTACATCCCTCTAAGTCACAAAGCCGCTGGCGGGGATGATCTGTTTTCAGACGATACGTTGGCTGACGGGCAAATGCCGTTCGATCAATGCTTGAAGATGTTGAAGCCCATGTTGGAAGATCCGTCGATTTTGAAAATCGGCCAGAACATGAAATATGACGCCAAGATATTGGCGCGCCTGAACATTGATGTGGCCCCGATAGACGACACCATGCTGATGTCATACGCCATGCACGCAGGTCTGCATGGGCACGGAATGGATACGTTGTCAGAACGCTATCTTGGACACACACCGATCCCCATCAAACCTTTGCTTGGGTCCGGAAAGTCGGCACGCACATTTGATGCGGTGCCCGTGGCTGAAGCCGTGCCATACGCCGCGGAAGACGCCGACATCACATTGCGTTTGTGGCAGGTGTTCAAACCGTTGCTGCACCAGTCCCAAGTCACCCGTGTTTACGAGACCATGGAACGGCCTTTGGTGCCTGTGTTGACGGGAATGGAACGCTCTGGGATCAAAGTTGACCGCGATACCCTGTCACGCATGTCCAATGCGTTTTCACAGAAAATGGCAGGTCTGGAAGACGAGATTTACGAGATCGTCGGTCGTAAATTCAATGTAGGGTCCCCTGCCCAGTTGGGCGAAATACTGTTTGACGAAATGGGCCTGGAGGGCGGCAAAAAAGGCAAGACCGGCAAATATTCAACCGGCGCAGATGTGCTTGAAGATCTCGCCACAGAACACGAATTGCCGCGACGCGTTTTGGACTGGCGGTCTTTGTCAAAACTGAAATCGACGTACACGGATGCCCTGCAGACCCATATTAACGCTGAAACGGGCCGCGTTCATACGTCGTATTCAATCACAGGCGCATCTACAGGGCGTTTGTCGTCCAACGATCCCAATTTGCAAAACATTCCGATCCGGTCCGAAGAAGGGCGACGCATCCGCGAAGCCTTTGTGGCAGAACAAGGTAAAACACTGGTTGCATTGGATTATTCACAGATTGAGCTGCGGATTTTGGCGCATATCGCGAATATTCCCGCTTTGAAACAAGCCTTTGCGGATGGTCATGACATTCATGCGATGACTGCATCCGAGATGTTCGATGTCCCTTTGGATGAGATGACACCAGACATCCGTCGCCAAGCCAAAGCCATCAACTTTGGGGTGATCTACGGCATCTCCGGCTTTGGTCTGGCACGCAACTTGCGTATTCCGCGATCAGAGGCGCAAGGCTTTATCGACCGCTATTTCGAACGGTTCCCCGGCATCCGGACTTACATGGATGACACAAAGACCTTCGCCAAAGAACATGGTTACGTCCAAACGCTGTTCGGGCGGAAAATCCACACACCAAATATCGGAGCAAAAGGTCCGCAGGCGGGGTTTGCATCACGCGCGGCCATAAATGCCCCCATCCAAGGGACTGCCGCCGACGTGATCCGCCGCGCCATGATCCGCATGCCTTCGGCCATTAAAAACATACCAGCGCAAATGCTGCTACAGGTTCACGATGAACTGCTGTTCGAAGTCGAAGACAGCGCTGTTGACGATCTAATCGGGGCCGCGAAAGACGTGATGGAAAACGCCAACGAACCAATTGTTAAGCTTGACGTGAAACTGACGGTCGATGCGGGGCAAGGCAACAACTGGGCAGAGGCACATTGA
- a CDS encoding cytochrome oxidase subunit III, producing MTNNQINFIGWILFVLSAIGFIIASVGHFWAMFGSVFFLVACLVFMIPFFRKDD from the coding sequence ATGACCAACAACCAAATCAACTTTATCGGTTGGATTCTGTTCGTTCTGTCGGCAATCGGGTTCATCATCGCCAGCGTTGGCCATTTCTGGGCAATGTTCGGGTCGGTTTTCTTTCTCGTTGCGTGTTTGGTCTTCATGATACCGTTTTTCCGAAAGGACGATTGA